The proteins below are encoded in one region of Bombus vancouverensis nearcticus chromosome 8, iyBomVanc1_principal, whole genome shotgun sequence:
- the spict gene encoding magnesium transporter spict isoform X1, which yields MSRVTKIAVDTQLYDATNFYTGLGLAISSSGFIGASFIIKKKALIRLQRRGALRASSGGFGYLKEWMWWTGLLSMAVGETANFAAYAFAPASLVTPLGALSVLISAILASKYLNEKLNLLGKIGCLLCILGSTVLVIHSPKGEEISTLDELLDKVKDPGYIIYVLIVIVCSILIIFYFGPAYGNQNIMIYICLCSSIGSLTVTSCKGLGLALKETILGFNNGFTNWLTWAFLFSAILCISVQMNYLNRSLDLYETTIVTPIYYVVFTTLVIIASAILFREWENMSAEDILGSSCGFLTVITAIFLLNAFKEIDISYENVRHMLQPKRKLLISSNNQWSDRDEERLITRFDINTYKLRPKHSTMATYSLHHIGKCENKGSYCI from the exons atgaGCAGAGTAACAAAAATTGCGGTTGATACACAGTTATATGATGCAACAAATTTTTACACAGGTTTAGGTTTAGCAATTAGTTCTAGTGGTTTTATAG GTGCCAGttttatcattaaaaaaaaGGCATTGATTAGATTACAAAGGCGTGGTGCATTACGAGCTTCATCCGGAGGATTTGGCTACTTAAAAGAATGGATGTGGTGGACTGGTCTTCTTTCAA TGGCGGTAGGAGAAACAGCAAATTTTGCTGCTTATGCATTTGCACCAGCTTCATTGGTTACTCCATTAGGAGCACTTAGCGTTTTAATATCTGCAATATTGGCATCAAAATATCTAAATGAGAAGCTTAATTTGCTAGGAAAG ATTGGTTGCCTTTTATGCATCTTAGGTTCCACAGTTCTTGTAATTCACTCTCCAAAAGGAGAAGAAATCAGTACATTAGATGAGCTTTTAGATAAGGTTAAAGATCCAggatatattatttatgtattaatTGTAATAGTATGCAgtattttgattattttttattttggtcCTGCTTATGGAAATCAAAATATCATGATATATATTTGTCTGTGTTCATCCATTGGTTCATTGACCGTTACAAGTTGTAAAGGATTAGGACTAGCTTTAAAAGAAACCATTCTTGGATTTAATAATGGATTTACGAACTGGTTGACATGGGCCTTTTTATTTAGCGCTATACTCTGTATCAGCGTACAAATGAATTATTTGAATAGATCCCTCGACTTATATGAAACCACAATTGTAACACCTATTTATTATGTAGTTTTCACAACATTAGTAATAATTGCATCTGCAATATTATTCAGGGAATGGGAAAATATGAGTGCTGAGGATATCTTGGGTTCATCTTGTGGTTTTTTAACTGTAATAACTgcaatatttctattaaatgcaTTTAAGGAAATAGACATATCTTATGAGAATGTCAGGCATATGCTGCAGCCTAAAAGAAAGTTGCTCATAAGTAGTAACAATCAGTGGAGCGACAGGGATGAGGAGAGATTAATAACAAG ATTCGACATAAATACGTATAAACTGAGACCAAAACATTCCACAATGGCAACGTATTCACTGCATCACATTGGAAAATGTGAAAATAAAGGAA GTTATTGCATTTGA
- the spict gene encoding magnesium transporter spict isoform X3 produces the protein MSRVTKIAVDTQLYDATNFYTGLGLAISSSGFIGASFIIKKKALIRLQRRGALRASSGGFGYLKEWMWWTGLLSMAVGETANFAAYAFAPASLVTPLGALSVLISAILASKYLNEKLNLLGKIGCLLCILGSTVLVIHSPKGEEISTLDELLDKVKDPGYIIYVLIVIVCSILIIFYFGPAYGNQNIMIYICLCSSIGSLTVTSCKGLGLALKETILGFNNGFTNWLTWAFLFSAILCISVQMNYLNRSLDLYETTIVTPIYYVVFTTLVIIASAILFREWENMSAEDILGSSCGFLTVITAIFLLNAFKEIDISYENVRHMLQPKRKLLISSNNQWSDRDEERLITRLLHLMN, from the exons atgaGCAGAGTAACAAAAATTGCGGTTGATACACAGTTATATGATGCAACAAATTTTTACACAGGTTTAGGTTTAGCAATTAGTTCTAGTGGTTTTATAG GTGCCAGttttatcattaaaaaaaaGGCATTGATTAGATTACAAAGGCGTGGTGCATTACGAGCTTCATCCGGAGGATTTGGCTACTTAAAAGAATGGATGTGGTGGACTGGTCTTCTTTCAA TGGCGGTAGGAGAAACAGCAAATTTTGCTGCTTATGCATTTGCACCAGCTTCATTGGTTACTCCATTAGGAGCACTTAGCGTTTTAATATCTGCAATATTGGCATCAAAATATCTAAATGAGAAGCTTAATTTGCTAGGAAAG ATTGGTTGCCTTTTATGCATCTTAGGTTCCACAGTTCTTGTAATTCACTCTCCAAAAGGAGAAGAAATCAGTACATTAGATGAGCTTTTAGATAAGGTTAAAGATCCAggatatattatttatgtattaatTGTAATAGTATGCAgtattttgattattttttattttggtcCTGCTTATGGAAATCAAAATATCATGATATATATTTGTCTGTGTTCATCCATTGGTTCATTGACCGTTACAAGTTGTAAAGGATTAGGACTAGCTTTAAAAGAAACCATTCTTGGATTTAATAATGGATTTACGAACTGGTTGACATGGGCCTTTTTATTTAGCGCTATACTCTGTATCAGCGTACAAATGAATTATTTGAATAGATCCCTCGACTTATATGAAACCACAATTGTAACACCTATTTATTATGTAGTTTTCACAACATTAGTAATAATTGCATCTGCAATATTATTCAGGGAATGGGAAAATATGAGTGCTGAGGATATCTTGGGTTCATCTTGTGGTTTTTTAACTGTAATAACTgcaatatttctattaaatgcaTTTAAGGAAATAGACATATCTTATGAGAATGTCAGGCATATGCTGCAGCCTAAAAGAAAGTTGCTCATAAGTAGTAACAATCAGTGGAGCGACAGGGATGAGGAGAGATTAATAACAAG GTTATTGCATTTGATGAATTAA
- the cni gene encoding protein cornichon gives MAFSLAAFSYIVALIVDAILIIFAIFHVIAFDELKTGYKNPIEQCNSLNSLVIPEYGLHILINILFLISSQWLSLLLNMPLIIYHLWQYYHRPIMSKPGLYDPTSIMSAQALKIHQREGWSKLTFYLLSFFYYLYG, from the exons ATGGCGTTCAGTTTAGCCGCTTTTTCATATATCGTGGCCTTAATTGTAGATgctattttgatcatttttgcaatatttcat GTTATTGCATTTGATGAATTAAAAACTGGTTATAAAAATCCGATTGAACAATGCAATAGTTTAAATTCG CTAGTTATTCCAGAATATGGATTACACATTTTAATCaacattttatttctaattAGTAGTCAATGGCTTTCATTGCTTTTAAATATGCCATTGATAATATATCACTTGTGGCAATATTATCATAGACCTATCATGTCTAAACCAGGTCTTTATGATCCCACTAGTATAATGAGTGCTCAAGCTCTTAAAATTCATCAAAGGGAAGGATGGAGTAAACTTACATTTtatcttttatcatttttttactatttatatggGTAA
- the beta-PheRS gene encoding phenylalanine--tRNA ligase beta subunit isoform X4 — protein MMTKEQNLNHSGEVSEEVVYKIDIPANRYDLLCLEGLALGLLIFQKQMDIPQYTKIFPSTNTQKIIMTKQCMKVRGHIVAAVLRDVTFSKDSYNSFIDLQEKLHQNIGRKRTLVSIGTHDLDTVRGPFLYDARPPTDICFKPLNQEMEYTAEEIMNLYENHAQLKQYLHIIKDSPVYPVVEDSNGIILSLPPIINGDHSKITLNTKNILIECTATDLTKAKVVLDTIVCAFSQYCKIKYSIEVVEIVYPDKQVFHYPDLKYRIEEMDCEKAIKYIGIKQTAEELANLLSRMSLKTSIKDGNILNIEVPPTRHDVIHACDIYEDIAIAYGYNKIEKTIPHLSTTADEFPLNKLSDQLRIELACAGFTEALTFSLCSREDVADKLGHELLNIPVVHVLNPKTLEFQVARTTLIPGLLKTLAANKKMPLPHKLFEVSDIILKDNDVEVGARNNRHLCAVYCNKSDGFEVIHGLLDRILQILEVPWNGSKNANGYYLRAVDDPTFFPHRCAEILCYDKVIGKMGVLHPDVISRFELNTPCSILEIDIECFL, from the exons ATGATGACAAAGGAGCAAAATTTAAATCATAGTGGAGAAGTATCTGAAGAAGTTgtatataaaattgatatacCTGCAAATAGATACGATCTATTATGCTTAGAAGGTTTAGCTCTTGGACTTCTTATATTTCAAAAGCA aatGGATATACCACAATATACAAAGATATTTCCAAGTACAAACACACAAAAGATTATAATGACAAAGCAG tGTATGAAAGTTAGAGGGCATATTGTTGCAGCCGTTTTACGTGATGTTACATTTTCTAAAGATTCTTACAACAGCTTCATCGATCTtcaagaaaaattgcatcaAAATATAGGTAGGAAAAGAACTTTAGTATCGATTGGAACTCATGATCTAGACACTGTCAGAGGTCCATTTTTATATGATGCAAGGCCACCAACTGACATTTGTTTTAAGCCACTTAATCAAGAGATGGAATATACAGCAGAAGAAATTATGAATTTATACGAA AACCATGCGCAATTAAAGCAATATCTGCATATTATAAAGGACAGTCCAGTTTATCCTGTAGTAGAAGACAGTAATGGAATCATTTTATCACTCCCACCTATTATCAATGGAGATCATTCAAAAATTACACTCAatactaaaaatatattaattgaaTGTACTGCGACAGATTTAACAAAG GCAAAGGTAGTACTGGATACTATAGTTTGTGCTTTTAGTCAAtactgtaaaataaaatattcaatagaaGTGGTGGAAATTGTGTATCCTGATAAACAAGTATTTCATTATCCAGACTTGAAATATCGAATTGAGGAAATGGATTGTGAAAAAGCAATAAAATACATTGGTATAAAACAAACTGCGGAGGAATTGGCTAATTTGCTTTCTAGAATGTCTTTGAAAACATCTATTAAAGATGGTAATATATTAAACATCGAAGTGCCTCCTACAAGGCATGATGTGATACATGCATGTGATATTTATGAAGATATTGCTATAGCGTATGgatataataaaattgagaaaacTATACCGCATTTATCTACCACTGCGGATGAG TTTCCACTGAATAAATTATCTGATCAACTACGGATAGAATTGGCTTGTGCTGGATTCACAGAAGCATTGACATTTTCATTG TGTTCTCGTGAAGATGTAGCGGATAAATTAGGTCACGAATTATTAAACATACCAGTTGTCCATGTGTTAAATCCAAAAACATTAGAATTTCAG GTTGCCCGTACCACTTTGATACCAGGATTATTGAAAACGTTAGCTGCAAATAAAAAAATGCCACTTCCTCATAAATTATTCGAAGTTTCCGACATTATATTAAAAGATAACGATGTGGAAGTTGGTGCACGCAATAATCGACATTTATGCGCGGTATATTGCAATAAATCTGACGGTTTTGAAGTAATTCATGGTTTATTggatagaatattacaaatattagaaGTGCCATGGAATGGCAGTAAGAATGCAAATGGGTATTATCTTCGTGCTGTCGATG ATCCCACTTTCTTCCCTCATCGTTGTGCGGAAATATTATGTTATGATAAAGTGATTGGAAAGATGGGAGTTCTACATCCAGATGTAATTTCAAGATTTGAATTAAATACACCTTGCTCTATATTAGAAATTGATATCGAATGTTTTTTATAA
- the beta-PheRS gene encoding phenylalanine--tRNA ligase beta subunit isoform X3, whose amino-acid sequence MQLTYYWILSNTTEKQMMTKEQNLNHSGEVSEEVVYKIDIPANRYDLLCLEGLALGLLIFQKQMDIPQYTKIFPSTNTQKIIMTKQCMKVRGHIVAAVLRDVTFSKDSYNSFIDLQEKLHQNIGRKRTLVSIGTHDLDTVRGPFLYDARPPTDICFKPLNQEMEYTAEEIMNLYENHAQLKQYLHIIKDSPVYPVVEDSNGIILSLPPIINGDHSKITLNTKNILIECTATDLTKAKVVLDTIVCAFSQYCKIKYSIEVVEIVYPDKQVFHYPDLKYRIEEMDCEKAIKYIGIKQTAEELANLLSRMSLKTSIKDGNILNIEVPPTRHDVIHACDIYEDIAIAYGYNKIEKTIPHLSTTADEFPLNKLSDQLRIELACAGFTEALTFSLCSREDVADKLGHELLNIPVVHVLNPKTLEFQVARTTLIPGLLKTLAANKKMPLPHKLFEVSDIILKDNDVEVGARNNRHLCAVYCNKSDGFEVIHGLLDRILQILEVPWNGSKNANGYYLRAVDDPTFFPHRCAEILCYDKVIGKMGVLHPDVISRFELNTPCSILEIDIECFL is encoded by the exons ATGCAGCTTACATATTATTGGATACTATCAAAT aCAACAGAGAAACAAATGATGACAAAGGAGCAAAATTTAAATCATAGTGGAGAAGTATCTGAAGAAGTTgtatataaaattgatatacCTGCAAATAGATACGATCTATTATGCTTAGAAGGTTTAGCTCTTGGACTTCTTATATTTCAAAAGCA aatGGATATACCACAATATACAAAGATATTTCCAAGTACAAACACACAAAAGATTATAATGACAAAGCAG tGTATGAAAGTTAGAGGGCATATTGTTGCAGCCGTTTTACGTGATGTTACATTTTCTAAAGATTCTTACAACAGCTTCATCGATCTtcaagaaaaattgcatcaAAATATAGGTAGGAAAAGAACTTTAGTATCGATTGGAACTCATGATCTAGACACTGTCAGAGGTCCATTTTTATATGATGCAAGGCCACCAACTGACATTTGTTTTAAGCCACTTAATCAAGAGATGGAATATACAGCAGAAGAAATTATGAATTTATACGAA AACCATGCGCAATTAAAGCAATATCTGCATATTATAAAGGACAGTCCAGTTTATCCTGTAGTAGAAGACAGTAATGGAATCATTTTATCACTCCCACCTATTATCAATGGAGATCATTCAAAAATTACACTCAatactaaaaatatattaattgaaTGTACTGCGACAGATTTAACAAAG GCAAAGGTAGTACTGGATACTATAGTTTGTGCTTTTAGTCAAtactgtaaaataaaatattcaatagaaGTGGTGGAAATTGTGTATCCTGATAAACAAGTATTTCATTATCCAGACTTGAAATATCGAATTGAGGAAATGGATTGTGAAAAAGCAATAAAATACATTGGTATAAAACAAACTGCGGAGGAATTGGCTAATTTGCTTTCTAGAATGTCTTTGAAAACATCTATTAAAGATGGTAATATATTAAACATCGAAGTGCCTCCTACAAGGCATGATGTGATACATGCATGTGATATTTATGAAGATATTGCTATAGCGTATGgatataataaaattgagaaaacTATACCGCATTTATCTACCACTGCGGATGAG TTTCCACTGAATAAATTATCTGATCAACTACGGATAGAATTGGCTTGTGCTGGATTCACAGAAGCATTGACATTTTCATTG TGTTCTCGTGAAGATGTAGCGGATAAATTAGGTCACGAATTATTAAACATACCAGTTGTCCATGTGTTAAATCCAAAAACATTAGAATTTCAG GTTGCCCGTACCACTTTGATACCAGGATTATTGAAAACGTTAGCTGCAAATAAAAAAATGCCACTTCCTCATAAATTATTCGAAGTTTCCGACATTATATTAAAAGATAACGATGTGGAAGTTGGTGCACGCAATAATCGACATTTATGCGCGGTATATTGCAATAAATCTGACGGTTTTGAAGTAATTCATGGTTTATTggatagaatattacaaatattagaaGTGCCATGGAATGGCAGTAAGAATGCAAATGGGTATTATCTTCGTGCTGTCGATG ATCCCACTTTCTTCCCTCATCGTTGTGCGGAAATATTATGTTATGATAAAGTGATTGGAAAGATGGGAGTTCTACATCCAGATGTAATTTCAAGATTTGAATTAAATACACCTTGCTCTATATTAGAAATTGATATCGAATGTTTTTTATAA
- the spict gene encoding magnesium transporter spict isoform X2 produces MSRVTKIAVDTQLYDATNFYTGLGLAISSSGFIGASFIIKKKALIRLQRRGALRASSGGFGYLKEWMWWTGLLSMAVGETANFAAYAFAPASLVTPLGALSVLISAILASKYLNEKLNLLGKIGCLLCILGSTVLVIHSPKGEEISTLDELLDKVKDPGYIIYVLIVIVCSILIIFYFGPAYGNQNIMIYICLCSSIGSLTVTSCKGLGLALKETILGFNNGFTNWLTWAFLFSAILCISVQMNYLNRSLDLYETTIVTPIYYVVFTTLVIIASAILFREWENMSAEDILGSSCGFLTVITAIFLLNAFKEIDISYENVRHMLQPKRKLLISSNNQWSDRDEERLITSYFDKIAF; encoded by the exons atgaGCAGAGTAACAAAAATTGCGGTTGATACACAGTTATATGATGCAACAAATTTTTACACAGGTTTAGGTTTAGCAATTAGTTCTAGTGGTTTTATAG GTGCCAGttttatcattaaaaaaaaGGCATTGATTAGATTACAAAGGCGTGGTGCATTACGAGCTTCATCCGGAGGATTTGGCTACTTAAAAGAATGGATGTGGTGGACTGGTCTTCTTTCAA TGGCGGTAGGAGAAACAGCAAATTTTGCTGCTTATGCATTTGCACCAGCTTCATTGGTTACTCCATTAGGAGCACTTAGCGTTTTAATATCTGCAATATTGGCATCAAAATATCTAAATGAGAAGCTTAATTTGCTAGGAAAG ATTGGTTGCCTTTTATGCATCTTAGGTTCCACAGTTCTTGTAATTCACTCTCCAAAAGGAGAAGAAATCAGTACATTAGATGAGCTTTTAGATAAGGTTAAAGATCCAggatatattatttatgtattaatTGTAATAGTATGCAgtattttgattattttttattttggtcCTGCTTATGGAAATCAAAATATCATGATATATATTTGTCTGTGTTCATCCATTGGTTCATTGACCGTTACAAGTTGTAAAGGATTAGGACTAGCTTTAAAAGAAACCATTCTTGGATTTAATAATGGATTTACGAACTGGTTGACATGGGCCTTTTTATTTAGCGCTATACTCTGTATCAGCGTACAAATGAATTATTTGAATAGATCCCTCGACTTATATGAAACCACAATTGTAACACCTATTTATTATGTAGTTTTCACAACATTAGTAATAATTGCATCTGCAATATTATTCAGGGAATGGGAAAATATGAGTGCTGAGGATATCTTGGGTTCATCTTGTGGTTTTTTAACTGTAATAACTgcaatatttctattaaatgcaTTTAAGGAAATAGACATATCTTATGAGAATGTCAGGCATATGCTGCAGCCTAAAAGAAAGTTGCTCATAAGTAGTAACAATCAGTGGAGCGACAGGGATGAGGAGAGATTAATAACAAG ttattttgataaaattgcaTTCTGA
- the beta-PheRS gene encoding phenylalanine--tRNA ligase beta subunit isoform X1 — MEIILYYSPIKFVYNTSSVINGSSADAEFQNLCFEFGLELDEVTTEKQMMTKEQNLNHSGEVSEEVVYKIDIPANRYDLLCLEGLALGLLIFQKQMDIPQYTKIFPSTNTQKIIMTKQCMKVRGHIVAAVLRDVTFSKDSYNSFIDLQEKLHQNIGRKRTLVSIGTHDLDTVRGPFLYDARPPTDICFKPLNQEMEYTAEEIMNLYENHAQLKQYLHIIKDSPVYPVVEDSNGIILSLPPIINGDHSKITLNTKNILIECTATDLTKAKVVLDTIVCAFSQYCKIKYSIEVVEIVYPDKQVFHYPDLKYRIEEMDCEKAIKYIGIKQTAEELANLLSRMSLKTSIKDGNILNIEVPPTRHDVIHACDIYEDIAIAYGYNKIEKTIPHLSTTADEFPLNKLSDQLRIELACAGFTEALTFSLCSREDVADKLGHELLNIPVVHVLNPKTLEFQVARTTLIPGLLKTLAANKKMPLPHKLFEVSDIILKDNDVEVGARNNRHLCAVYCNKSDGFEVIHGLLDRILQILEVPWNGSKNANGYYLRAVDDPTFFPHRCAEILCYDKVIGKMGVLHPDVISRFELNTPCSILEIDIECFL; from the exons ATGGAAATCATTCTTTATTATTCGccaataaaatttgtttataataCATCCTCAGTCATCAATGGTTCATCAG CGGATGccgaatttcaaaatttatgttTTGAGTTTGGATTAGAATTGGACGAAGTG aCAACAGAGAAACAAATGATGACAAAGGAGCAAAATTTAAATCATAGTGGAGAAGTATCTGAAGAAGTTgtatataaaattgatatacCTGCAAATAGATACGATCTATTATGCTTAGAAGGTTTAGCTCTTGGACTTCTTATATTTCAAAAGCA aatGGATATACCACAATATACAAAGATATTTCCAAGTACAAACACACAAAAGATTATAATGACAAAGCAG tGTATGAAAGTTAGAGGGCATATTGTTGCAGCCGTTTTACGTGATGTTACATTTTCTAAAGATTCTTACAACAGCTTCATCGATCTtcaagaaaaattgcatcaAAATATAGGTAGGAAAAGAACTTTAGTATCGATTGGAACTCATGATCTAGACACTGTCAGAGGTCCATTTTTATATGATGCAAGGCCACCAACTGACATTTGTTTTAAGCCACTTAATCAAGAGATGGAATATACAGCAGAAGAAATTATGAATTTATACGAA AACCATGCGCAATTAAAGCAATATCTGCATATTATAAAGGACAGTCCAGTTTATCCTGTAGTAGAAGACAGTAATGGAATCATTTTATCACTCCCACCTATTATCAATGGAGATCATTCAAAAATTACACTCAatactaaaaatatattaattgaaTGTACTGCGACAGATTTAACAAAG GCAAAGGTAGTACTGGATACTATAGTTTGTGCTTTTAGTCAAtactgtaaaataaaatattcaatagaaGTGGTGGAAATTGTGTATCCTGATAAACAAGTATTTCATTATCCAGACTTGAAATATCGAATTGAGGAAATGGATTGTGAAAAAGCAATAAAATACATTGGTATAAAACAAACTGCGGAGGAATTGGCTAATTTGCTTTCTAGAATGTCTTTGAAAACATCTATTAAAGATGGTAATATATTAAACATCGAAGTGCCTCCTACAAGGCATGATGTGATACATGCATGTGATATTTATGAAGATATTGCTATAGCGTATGgatataataaaattgagaaaacTATACCGCATTTATCTACCACTGCGGATGAG TTTCCACTGAATAAATTATCTGATCAACTACGGATAGAATTGGCTTGTGCTGGATTCACAGAAGCATTGACATTTTCATTG TGTTCTCGTGAAGATGTAGCGGATAAATTAGGTCACGAATTATTAAACATACCAGTTGTCCATGTGTTAAATCCAAAAACATTAGAATTTCAG GTTGCCCGTACCACTTTGATACCAGGATTATTGAAAACGTTAGCTGCAAATAAAAAAATGCCACTTCCTCATAAATTATTCGAAGTTTCCGACATTATATTAAAAGATAACGATGTGGAAGTTGGTGCACGCAATAATCGACATTTATGCGCGGTATATTGCAATAAATCTGACGGTTTTGAAGTAATTCATGGTTTATTggatagaatattacaaatattagaaGTGCCATGGAATGGCAGTAAGAATGCAAATGGGTATTATCTTCGTGCTGTCGATG ATCCCACTTTCTTCCCTCATCGTTGTGCGGAAATATTATGTTATGATAAAGTGATTGGAAAGATGGGAGTTCTACATCCAGATGTAATTTCAAGATTTGAATTAAATACACCTTGCTCTATATTAGAAATTGATATCGAATGTTTTTTATAA
- the beta-PheRS gene encoding phenylalanine--tRNA ligase beta subunit isoform X2 codes for MPTINIKRDLLFKTLGKTYSDAEFQNLCFEFGLELDEVTTEKQMMTKEQNLNHSGEVSEEVVYKIDIPANRYDLLCLEGLALGLLIFQKQMDIPQYTKIFPSTNTQKIIMTKQCMKVRGHIVAAVLRDVTFSKDSYNSFIDLQEKLHQNIGRKRTLVSIGTHDLDTVRGPFLYDARPPTDICFKPLNQEMEYTAEEIMNLYENHAQLKQYLHIIKDSPVYPVVEDSNGIILSLPPIINGDHSKITLNTKNILIECTATDLTKAKVVLDTIVCAFSQYCKIKYSIEVVEIVYPDKQVFHYPDLKYRIEEMDCEKAIKYIGIKQTAEELANLLSRMSLKTSIKDGNILNIEVPPTRHDVIHACDIYEDIAIAYGYNKIEKTIPHLSTTADEFPLNKLSDQLRIELACAGFTEALTFSLCSREDVADKLGHELLNIPVVHVLNPKTLEFQVARTTLIPGLLKTLAANKKMPLPHKLFEVSDIILKDNDVEVGARNNRHLCAVYCNKSDGFEVIHGLLDRILQILEVPWNGSKNANGYYLRAVDDPTFFPHRCAEILCYDKVIGKMGVLHPDVISRFELNTPCSILEIDIECFL; via the exons atgccGACTATTAATATTAAACGTGACTTGTTGTTTAAAACTCTTGGTAAAACATATT CGGATGccgaatttcaaaatttatgttTTGAGTTTGGATTAGAATTGGACGAAGTG aCAACAGAGAAACAAATGATGACAAAGGAGCAAAATTTAAATCATAGTGGAGAAGTATCTGAAGAAGTTgtatataaaattgatatacCTGCAAATAGATACGATCTATTATGCTTAGAAGGTTTAGCTCTTGGACTTCTTATATTTCAAAAGCA aatGGATATACCACAATATACAAAGATATTTCCAAGTACAAACACACAAAAGATTATAATGACAAAGCAG tGTATGAAAGTTAGAGGGCATATTGTTGCAGCCGTTTTACGTGATGTTACATTTTCTAAAGATTCTTACAACAGCTTCATCGATCTtcaagaaaaattgcatcaAAATATAGGTAGGAAAAGAACTTTAGTATCGATTGGAACTCATGATCTAGACACTGTCAGAGGTCCATTTTTATATGATGCAAGGCCACCAACTGACATTTGTTTTAAGCCACTTAATCAAGAGATGGAATATACAGCAGAAGAAATTATGAATTTATACGAA AACCATGCGCAATTAAAGCAATATCTGCATATTATAAAGGACAGTCCAGTTTATCCTGTAGTAGAAGACAGTAATGGAATCATTTTATCACTCCCACCTATTATCAATGGAGATCATTCAAAAATTACACTCAatactaaaaatatattaattgaaTGTACTGCGACAGATTTAACAAAG GCAAAGGTAGTACTGGATACTATAGTTTGTGCTTTTAGTCAAtactgtaaaataaaatattcaatagaaGTGGTGGAAATTGTGTATCCTGATAAACAAGTATTTCATTATCCAGACTTGAAATATCGAATTGAGGAAATGGATTGTGAAAAAGCAATAAAATACATTGGTATAAAACAAACTGCGGAGGAATTGGCTAATTTGCTTTCTAGAATGTCTTTGAAAACATCTATTAAAGATGGTAATATATTAAACATCGAAGTGCCTCCTACAAGGCATGATGTGATACATGCATGTGATATTTATGAAGATATTGCTATAGCGTATGgatataataaaattgagaaaacTATACCGCATTTATCTACCACTGCGGATGAG TTTCCACTGAATAAATTATCTGATCAACTACGGATAGAATTGGCTTGTGCTGGATTCACAGAAGCATTGACATTTTCATTG TGTTCTCGTGAAGATGTAGCGGATAAATTAGGTCACGAATTATTAAACATACCAGTTGTCCATGTGTTAAATCCAAAAACATTAGAATTTCAG GTTGCCCGTACCACTTTGATACCAGGATTATTGAAAACGTTAGCTGCAAATAAAAAAATGCCACTTCCTCATAAATTATTCGAAGTTTCCGACATTATATTAAAAGATAACGATGTGGAAGTTGGTGCACGCAATAATCGACATTTATGCGCGGTATATTGCAATAAATCTGACGGTTTTGAAGTAATTCATGGTTTATTggatagaatattacaaatattagaaGTGCCATGGAATGGCAGTAAGAATGCAAATGGGTATTATCTTCGTGCTGTCGATG ATCCCACTTTCTTCCCTCATCGTTGTGCGGAAATATTATGTTATGATAAAGTGATTGGAAAGATGGGAGTTCTACATCCAGATGTAATTTCAAGATTTGAATTAAATACACCTTGCTCTATATTAGAAATTGATATCGAATGTTTTTTATAA